One window of Vibrio sinaloensis genomic DNA carries:
- the typA gene encoding translational GTPase TypA: protein MATPQIDKLRNIAIIAHVDHGKTTLVDKLLQQSGTLESRGEAEERVMDSNDIEKERGITILAKNTAINWNDYRINIVDTPGHADFGGEVERIMSMVDSVLLIVDAVDGPMPQTRFVTQKAFAHGLKPIVVINKIDRPGARPDWVMDQVFDLFDNLGATDDQLDFKVVYASALNGWASLEEGETGENMEPLFQTIVDVVDAPNVDLDGPLQMQVSQLDYSSYVGVIGVARVTRGSVKPNQQVTVIGADGKTRNGKVGTVMGYLGLERHEVDQANAGDIIAITGLGELKISDTICAQNAVEALPALSVDEPTVTMTFQVNTSPFAGKEGKFVTSRNILERLEKELVHNVALRVEQTDDPDKFRVSGRGELHLSILIENMRREGFELAVSRPEVIIKEENGQLMEPFETVTIDVQEEHQGGIMENIGLRKGELKDMSPDGKGRVRMDFIMPSRGLIGFQTEFMTLTSGSGLLYHTFDHYGPHKGGNIGQRINGVLIANAAGKALTNALFNLQERGRLFIGHGVEVYEGMVIGIHSRDNDLTVNALKGKQLTNVRASGTDDAQVLTPPIIMTLEQALEFIDDDELVEVTPESIRIRKKFLTESDRKRASRAAK, encoded by the coding sequence ATGGCTACTCCACAGATTGATAAATTAAGAAATATCGCGATCATCGCGCACGTTGACCACGGTAAAACAACACTGGTTGATAAACTACTCCAGCAATCAGGTACGTTAGAGTCTCGCGGTGAAGCTGAAGAGCGAGTCATGGACTCAAACGATATCGAGAAAGAGCGCGGTATTACCATTCTTGCTAAAAACACAGCAATTAACTGGAATGACTACCGAATCAACATCGTTGATACTCCGGGACACGCGGACTTCGGTGGTGAAGTTGAGCGTATCATGTCGATGGTCGACTCAGTACTGCTTATCGTTGATGCGGTTGATGGCCCAATGCCACAAACGCGTTTTGTTACCCAAAAAGCGTTTGCTCACGGTCTAAAGCCAATCGTTGTTATCAACAAGATTGACCGTCCGGGTGCGCGTCCTGATTGGGTAATGGACCAAGTGTTCGACCTATTCGATAACCTAGGTGCCACTGACGACCAGCTAGACTTTAAAGTGGTCTACGCATCGGCACTTAACGGTTGGGCTTCTCTTGAAGAAGGCGAAACGGGCGAGAACATGGAACCGCTATTCCAAACCATCGTTGATGTGGTTGACGCGCCAAATGTTGACCTAGACGGCCCACTACAAATGCAAGTCTCTCAGCTAGACTACAGCTCTTATGTGGGTGTTATCGGTGTTGCGCGTGTCACTCGCGGCTCTGTTAAGCCAAACCAACAAGTGACGGTTATCGGTGCAGACGGTAAGACTCGCAACGGTAAAGTGGGCACAGTCATGGGCTACTTGGGCCTAGAGCGTCACGAAGTTGACCAAGCAAACGCGGGTGACATCATCGCTATTACCGGTCTTGGTGAGCTAAAAATCTCAGACACTATCTGTGCACAAAACGCTGTAGAAGCGCTTCCAGCTCTTTCTGTTGATGAGCCAACAGTAACCATGACGTTCCAGGTGAACACTTCTCCGTTCGCGGGTAAAGAAGGTAAGTTCGTGACATCACGTAACATCCTTGAGCGTTTAGAGAAGGAACTGGTTCACAACGTTGCGCTACGTGTCGAGCAAACTGACGATCCAGACAAGTTCCGCGTATCAGGCCGTGGTGAACTTCATCTATCTATCCTGATCGAAAACATGCGTCGTGAAGGTTTCGAGCTAGCAGTATCGCGTCCTGAAGTTATCATTAAAGAAGAGAACGGCCAGTTGATGGAACCGTTTGAAACCGTGACCATTGACGTTCAAGAAGAGCACCAAGGCGGCATCATGGAGAACATCGGTTTACGTAAAGGTGAACTGAAAGATATGTCTCCAGACGGTAAAGGTCGTGTACGTATGGACTTTATCATGCCTTCTCGTGGCCTGATTGGTTTCCAAACTGAGTTCATGACGCTAACGTCAGGCTCTGGCCTGCTCTACCATACGTTTGATCACTACGGCCCACACAAAGGCGGTAACATCGGTCAACGTATCAACGGCGTACTGATTGCCAACGCGGCGGGTAAAGCACTGACCAACGCACTGTTTAACCTGCAAGAGCGCGGCCGTCTATTCATCGGTCACGGCGTAGAAGTGTACGAAGGTATGGTGATTGGTATTCATAGCCGTGACAACGACCTAACGGTCAACGCACTGAAAGGTAAGCAGCTGACCAACGTTCGTGCCTCTGGTACCGATGATGCGCAGGTTCTGACTCCGCCAATCATCATGACTCTTGAGCAAGCGCTTGAGTTCATCGATGATGACGAGCTAGTTGAAGTCACACCTGAAAGCATTCGTATCCGTAAGAAGTTCCTAACGGAAAGCGACCGTAAACGTGCTTCACGTGCAGCAAAATAA
- a CDS encoding virulence factor BrkB family protein has protein sequence MTDIVGSDKLKIEPLITQAILFARYLFTRMKHDRVNVNAGYLAYITLLSIVPMLTVLLSVLSSFAIFENAGDAIQDFVITHFVPAAGDAVKGALLEFVANTGKMSAVGGGFLFVAALMLISNIDKNLNYIWRVRKKRRAVFSFSMYWMVLTLGPILVGASIAATSYVTSLKIIDHEALSGVYNQLLRWLPFWLSFFAFAGLYLLVPNKKVRLSHAALGAIVAALLFEASKKGFAAYITQFPSYQLIYGALAAIPILFVWVYLCWLIVLVGAEVTAALGEREQWRELPQEMVHSAPSRNRLIVKGKTSDSTDSESE, from the coding sequence ATGACGGATATAGTGGGGAGTGACAAGTTGAAAATCGAACCCTTGATAACCCAAGCGATCCTGTTTGCGCGTTATCTTTTTACACGAATGAAGCATGATAGAGTCAATGTTAACGCTGGATACTTGGCCTACATTACTTTGCTATCGATTGTGCCGATGTTAACGGTGCTGTTATCTGTCCTCTCATCCTTTGCGATTTTTGAAAACGCCGGCGATGCGATTCAAGACTTTGTTATTACCCATTTTGTTCCAGCCGCCGGCGATGCGGTGAAAGGGGCGCTGCTCGAGTTCGTCGCCAATACCGGCAAAATGAGTGCGGTGGGGGGCGGTTTTCTATTTGTCGCCGCTTTGATGCTGATTTCTAACATCGACAAGAATCTCAACTATATTTGGCGAGTGCGTAAAAAGCGTCGCGCTGTATTTTCGTTCTCTATGTATTGGATGGTGTTGACCTTGGGGCCTATTTTAGTCGGTGCCAGTATCGCGGCGACTTCCTACGTCACCTCACTGAAAATTATCGATCATGAGGCGCTGAGCGGCGTGTACAACCAGTTACTGCGCTGGTTGCCATTTTGGTTGTCTTTCTTTGCCTTCGCTGGCTTGTATCTGTTGGTGCCGAATAAAAAAGTGCGCTTATCCCATGCGGCGCTCGGGGCGATTGTTGCTGCGCTGCTGTTTGAAGCAAGCAAAAAAGGCTTTGCCGCCTACATTACTCAGTTTCCTTCATATCAACTCATCTACGGCGCATTAGCGGCAATCCCAATTCTGTTCGTTTGGGTCTATTTATGTTGGCTGATTGTACTCGTCGGTGCCGAGGTGACCGCTGCGCTTGGTGAAAGAGAGCAATGGAGAGAATTACCACAAGAAATGGTACACTCAGCACCATCACGCAATCGATTAATAGTAAAAGGGAAAACCAGTGATAGCACTGATTCAGAGAGTGAGTGA
- the dtd gene encoding D-aminoacyl-tRNA deacylase, whose amino-acid sequence MIALIQRVSEAAVRVDGQVVGEIDQGLLVLLGVEKDDDEAKAKRLMERVTTYRVFEDQEGKMNLNVKQIEGKVLVVSQFTLPADTKKGTRAGFSRGAHPADAERLYDYFSDRCAEVLPTERGRFAADMKVSLVNDGPVTFWLQV is encoded by the coding sequence GTGATAGCACTGATTCAGAGAGTGAGTGAGGCGGCCGTTCGAGTAGACGGTCAAGTGGTCGGCGAGATAGATCAAGGTCTGCTTGTTCTACTCGGTGTCGAAAAAGACGACGATGAAGCCAAGGCCAAGCGACTAATGGAACGTGTGACCACTTATCGAGTGTTTGAAGACCAAGAGGGCAAAATGAACCTCAATGTGAAACAAATCGAAGGTAAGGTATTGGTGGTGTCGCAGTTTACCTTGCCCGCTGATACCAAAAAAGGGACGCGAGCCGGCTTTTCTCGTGGCGCACACCCTGCTGATGCCGAGCGATTGTACGACTATTTTTCTGACCGTTGTGCCGAAGTGTTGCCGACTGAGCGTGGCCGGTTTGCGGCCGATATGAAGGTTTCTTTGGTCAATGATGGCCCGGTCACCTTCTGGCTACAGGTATAA
- a CDS encoding bifunctional GNAT family N-acetyltransferase/hotdog fold thioesterase: MFKLITPKTDNQLNKYYHFRWQMLREPWQMPIGSERDEYDPMSHHRMIVDGRGRPMAIGRLYITPDSEGQIRFMAVKNNRRSKGMGSLVLVALESLARQEGAKRLVCNAREDAISFYEKSGFERRGELTDERGPVRHQQMVKHLDPMADVLRKPEWCTELQERWENQIPISDKMGIKINQYTGYQFECSAQLNPNLNPHNTMFAGSAFTLATLTGWGMTWLLMKERNLTGDIVLADSRIRYRHPVTESPVASTSLDGISGDLDRLAAGRKARIVIHVTIQSGDVPAVEFIGTYMLIPDYQAVLGSDD; encoded by the coding sequence ATGTTTAAGCTGATCACGCCGAAGACGGATAATCAACTCAATAAGTACTATCACTTTCGTTGGCAGATGCTGAGAGAGCCTTGGCAGATGCCGATAGGTTCCGAGCGCGATGAATATGACCCGATGAGCCATCATCGCATGATTGTTGATGGACGCGGCCGACCAATGGCGATCGGTCGGCTGTATATTACCCCAGACAGTGAAGGCCAGATTCGCTTTATGGCGGTAAAAAATAATCGTCGTAGCAAAGGCATGGGGTCGTTAGTGCTGGTGGCTCTAGAGTCACTTGCGCGTCAAGAAGGGGCTAAACGCTTAGTGTGTAACGCTCGCGAAGATGCGATCTCATTTTATGAGAAGAGTGGTTTTGAGCGACGCGGAGAGCTGACCGATGAGCGCGGCCCTGTCCGCCACCAACAAATGGTTAAACACCTTGATCCTATGGCCGATGTACTGCGCAAACCTGAGTGGTGTACTGAGCTACAGGAGCGCTGGGAAAACCAGATTCCGATCAGTGACAAGATGGGGATCAAAATCAATCAGTACACTGGATATCAATTTGAGTGCAGCGCGCAGCTCAACCCAAACCTTAATCCACACAACACCATGTTTGCCGGCTCGGCGTTCACCTTAGCCACGTTAACCGGCTGGGGGATGACTTGGCTGTTGATGAAAGAGCGCAACCTCACCGGAGACATTGTGTTGGCCGACAGCCGGATTCGCTACCGTCACCCGGTGACCGAAAGCCCGGTCGCGTCAACCTCGCTCGACGGGATTAGTGGTGATCTAGACCGACTGGCGGCGGGGCGAAAAGCGCGCATTGTCATTCATGTCACCATTCAGAGTGGTGACGTGCCAGCGGTCGAGTTTATCGGTACCTATATGCTGATACCTGACTATCAAGCGGTACTCGGTAGCGACGATTAA
- a CDS encoding DUF2959 domain-containing protein → MPYLLVFVLSIFTLTGCQSAYYSAMEQVGYHKRDIMVDRVEDAKQSQQDAQQEFSSALEALSVLTQFDGGELETIYNDINDKYQDSEKAAQEVSDRIQAIEDVSDALFAEWKNELELYTSSKLRRASEQKLRDTQTSYNSMLKAMKRAEAKMTPVLNTLRDNTLYLKHNLNASAIGSLQGEFASLEQDIQYAIRDMNEAIAESDKFLQKLNQK, encoded by the coding sequence ATGCCGTACTTACTGGTGTTTGTATTGTCGATTTTTACCCTAACAGGGTGTCAGTCTGCTTACTACTCTGCAATGGAGCAAGTGGGTTATCACAAACGTGACATCATGGTGGATCGCGTCGAAGATGCCAAACAATCGCAGCAAGACGCCCAACAAGAGTTTAGTAGCGCTCTAGAAGCCTTATCCGTATTGACCCAATTTGATGGCGGCGAGCTTGAGACCATTTACAACGACATCAATGACAAATATCAAGACAGCGAAAAGGCCGCGCAAGAGGTGAGCGACCGCATCCAAGCGATCGAAGATGTGTCGGACGCACTGTTTGCAGAATGGAAGAATGAACTTGAGCTCTATACCAGCAGTAAACTGCGCCGCGCCAGTGAGCAAAAACTGCGTGACACCCAAACCTCTTATAACTCGATGCTAAAAGCGATGAAGCGTGCCGAAGCGAAAATGACGCCGGTACTCAACACCCTGCGTGACAACACCTTGTATCTCAAGCATAACCTCAACGCCAGCGCCATTGGCTCGCTGCAAGGCGAATTTGCCAGCTTGGAACAAGATATCCAGTACGCGATCAGAGACATGAACGAGGCGATCGCCGAATCGGATAAGTTCTTGCAAAAACTCAATCAAAAGTAA